The DNA region TTCGTCGACCGCGGCTGGGTGGAAAAGCGCTCTCACAGGTACCACCTCACGTTCGACGGGGGACTCATGCTGAGTCGGTACCGAGACCTCGTCGAAGCGAGCGAGAATGCGGAGCGATTGGCTCCTTGCGTCGCAAACATCGACAGTTCGCTCGCGGAACTCTCACACCAGCTCCTCCGACGAGCGACGGTCACCACCGGAACCGCGGAGAACCCGCACGCACCGATAGACCGCTATCTCACGGTGCTCGGCTCCGACCCCGTGGAGACGTACTACGGGATCTCTCCCGTAGTCAGTCGGGTGTTCAACGGGGCGGCGGAGGTCATCGGCCCGGAGACCGAGATGGAACTCGTCGTCGACGCGTCGATGCTGGAGGCCTCTCCCGAGATCGACCCGGAGGCGTTCGAGAGAGCCAACGAACTCGACCAGTTCACCCTCTATCTCTCCCCGTCACCGGTCGAGATGGGTCTCGCCGTCTTCGACGGATACGCGTGGCTCGGCGCGTACGACCGGGGGAACCTCATCGCGTGCATCGACGGCGACGGAGATCGAACCGACGACTTCTCCGGAGCCGACACGAGGATAACGCAGCGAGACCCCGCGCCGGCGTCTGTGATCGGTTCGATCACATTTTATTATTTCTAATATATATGTATGAGTCAATAAAATATATACACATCTCCCACATTGACCCGAACGGAGTTGCCTCTCGTTGATCCGATTCGGCCCTCCAGTCGGCTCGAAAACACCGCGAAACGCTACAGTTCCCCGTCTTCGGTGAGCACTTCTTTGACGACTTCCGGGTTCTCCAGCAGTTGGTGTTTCGTGTAGCTACCCTCTGCGCTTCCGCCGCTGTGTTTCGACTGCTCGATGATGTCGAGGAAGGCGTGCTCCTTCAGGAGGTCGCGCACCCGACGCAGCGAGAGACTGTCCGACCCCTCCTGCCGACAGATACTCTCGTATATCTCGTAGACGCGACTGGTGCGGAAGCCGTCCTTTCGCTGGTTCGATAGCGCAAGAACCGCGAGCGCCTGAAGCACGTATCGCGAGTGCGGTGTCGACCCCCGGATGAGTTCGCGGAACCGGTCAGTCTCCGCGCGCTCGCGTGCCTGCGTGACGTAGATTTCCTTGACCGTCGGCGCGCCGTTCGACTGCGCGATTTCGCCAGCGTATCGGAGGATGTCGATAGCTTTCCGTGCGTCACCGTGTTCGCGCGCCGCGAGCGCCGCCGCCCGCGGAATCGTCGACGGGTCGAGCACGCCGTCGCGGAAGGCGTCGCTGCGCGCGTCCATGATATCGCGGAGTTGGTTGGCGTCGTACGGCGGGAAAACGAATTCGCGCTCGCAGAGACTGCTCTTGACGCGTTCGTCCATCCGGTCTTTGTACTGAATTTTGTTGCTGATACCGATGACGCCGAGTTTACAGTTCTCGATCTTTCCGGCTTCGCCCGCACGCGAGAGTTGCATGAGAATATCGTCGTTCTCCAATTTGTCGATCTCGTCTAAGATGATGAGGACGACATCGTACGTCACGTCCAAGATCCGCCACAGGCGCTTGTAGTACGTCGCCGTACTGAGGCCCTTGTCGGGAACTTTGATGTCGGTGAGTTCCGACTGGTTGACGCTGTCAGCGATAGTCTGAACCGCCTGCGTCTCGGTCGTGTCCTGCGCGCAATCGACGTACGCAAACGTCGCGTTGACGGTTTCCTCGCTGGCCGTCTCGACGAGCCGTTGGGAGACGTACTTCGCGCAGAGTGATTTTCCGGTCCCCGTCTTCCCGTAGATGAGGACGTTGCTCGGACTCTGTCCGAAGATCGCGGGATTGACCGCCGTCGCGAGGTCCGAAATCTCGTCGTCGCGTCCGACGATGCGGCCCTCTCCCGGGAGGTGGCTGATCTCGAGTAACTCCTTGTTGGCGAATATCGGGTCCTCGCGTGTGAAGAGGTCGTCCCCTGCGTCCGGCATACCCGACCACACCACGTTTCCGGTGAAATGGTTTCTCATTTTGGAGTGTCGACACACACACCACGTTTCCGGTGAACCGGCTCGAAGGTGGGGGAGTGTCCAGGCGAAACAGAGGTTCAGGTTCACCGGAAACGAGGTGACCCCTCCAGCCATCCGCGGTAGACTCATCCAACCATTTGTGGAGGCTCACACACACGAGAAACTGCGTCACGCACACGAGAAACTGCGAGATACCGCACCGTTTCAGGTGAGTTCACACGGCCCACACACTTCGATCGGTTCGTTCCCCGAGAAATCCCCAGACAAAGCGAATCCTCAGTCGAAAGTCGAGGCAGAGAGTCGGTACGAGAAAACGTTCGAGGCAGAGAGTCGATATGAGAAACAGTCGAACCACGAGCCTGTATGATTATTCCAGCCTCCGGTTCCGGTGCCGCTCGTTCGCGACCTCACTCTAAAATATCTGCGACCAGTTTAATGGACTATTAACCGGATTATGATATAAATCAATTGGTATCCTTGCGTCGGGAGACAGTAATCCCCGACAACAGATTCCGGAAAATATGGTCGTTTATCCTCTGATTTGCGCGCTTGAGCCGACGCTATGCTCGATTTATGGCGTTCACCGGAAACGTGGTGTGTCCGCGCCCGACTGGACGTTCGTACACGAATGACTGCTGGAGCTTCGAATCGACCAAAAAGCGATGCAGTTCGACGGTCCGGAGCGGAGAGGGTCCACACTCCAGTTCCCACGTTTCACCGGAAACGTAGTGTGACTCTCTCTCTCTCTCACTCGCTCGACTCCTTCACCGGATAGTTAGTGAGCGTACTGGAATAGTCCACGTTAATCGGAGAGAACGTTCGATTTCACCGGAAACACGGTGTCTCCCATCTGAATCTCTCGAACACCCGAATTCTCTCGATAGCGCTCCGGAGACGCCGCGGCGTATTCGCTACGTCTGCTGAGTCCCGGACTTTCATCGGAAACGTGGTGTGTTTCTACCCTATCTCCACGTTTCTCCCCTCGATTCGCTGCAAACCTCACACGAATTCACCGGAAATCCGGTGTCGTCCTTGACGTGACGTCCATCGCTTCCCGCTTCACGTGAGCCGGTTCTCTCGATCGGCCGACACCAGGGAGGGGGCAAAACGAGTTCTGTGCATCGGAAACGTAGTGCGGAACTCGATTCACCGGAAACCCGGTGTGGCAATGCATCGCGTTGGGGGCGTTTCCGACCGGAAGTTCGACGAAGCCTCCCGCGGACACTCGAAAACCCAACTCGACATGGCTCGAATCATCGATTCTGAGCCAAACCCATTCGACGACGCGACCTGATTCAACCGCCCCAATTCAACCGCCCTGATTCGATTCGACTTCTCTCGACCCGATTCGACGACAGTTTTCGGTTCGACGATAGCTTTCGACTCGGTACGCCTACCGTCCACTCTACTCCCCTACAAGCTCTCTCGACTGTGTCTCGCGCCGTGCTGATGGGCGTAACAGTCAATAACGACGCCGAAGATACGTGCTATTAGTGGCCACTCGACACGGCGGTCAATTCGTCGAATCGCCGAGCATCCGCTCGAAACGGACGCCACACGACCCTCCGCTCAGAGACCCGACTCTCTACGCGCTCACCGACCACTTCCGAGAGCGACTGCGACAGCCGGGTCGCTACGTCTCGCTTCCCGTCGTGAGCGACGCGATCAAATACGGACAGCTTAGGTGGAATCGGACCGAGGGATGGCGATTCGCACTCGTTCGCGACGGGGTTCGGTTCCTCGTCGTCGTCGGCGACACGGAGACGACTTCACCCGTCGTCGTCACCGCGTGGACCGAAATCGCCGACTGGGAGGAGGCGATGGCCGCCGACCGCTGGACATCCGACGACGTTCACACGATTCGCCTTCGGGCGGCGCT from Haloprofundus halobius includes:
- a CDS encoding helix-turn-helix transcriptional regulator, with protein sequence MWASETVGPITAREDIAFLVGSASRVSVLEQLHRTLQRPIELAETCPCTRETVQRALSDFVDRGWVEKRSHRYHLTFDGGLMLSRYRDLVEASENAERLAPCVANIDSSLAELSHQLLRRATVTTGTAENPHAPIDRYLTVLGSDPVETYYGISPVVSRVFNGAAEVIGPETEMELVVDASMLEASPEIDPEAFERANELDQFTLYLSPSPVEMGLAVFDGYAWLGAYDRGNLIACIDGDGDRTDDFSGADTRITQRDPAPASVIGSITFYYF
- a CDS encoding Cdc6/Cdc18 family protein; translated protein: MPDAGDDLFTREDPIFANKELLEISHLPGEGRIVGRDDEISDLATAVNPAIFGQSPSNVLIYGKTGTGKSLCAKYVSQRLVETASEETVNATFAYVDCAQDTTETQAVQTIADSVNQSELTDIKVPDKGLSTATYYKRLWRILDVTYDVVLIILDEIDKLENDDILMQLSRAGEAGKIENCKLGVIGISNKIQYKDRMDERVKSSLCEREFVFPPYDANQLRDIMDARSDAFRDGVLDPSTIPRAAALAAREHGDARKAIDILRYAGEIAQSNGAPTVKEIYVTQARERAETDRFRELIRGSTPHSRYVLQALAVLALSNQRKDGFRTSRVYEIYESICRQEGSDSLSLRRVRDLLKEHAFLDIIEQSKHSGGSAEGSYTKHQLLENPEVVKEVLTEDGEL